In the Vibrio agarivorans genome, TTTATCAGACGCTTTTGCTGCATAATCGCTACAGCCGTACATAATGGAGACCGTAGATGATGAAAATAATCAAGGTACTAGCGGTAATAGTACTTTTCCTGGCTGCGTTAGCGTTAGGATCTCAAAATCAAGCTGTTGTCACTTTTAACTACCTGCTTGCTCAAGGTGAGTTTCACCTATCAACACTTTTAGGCGGTGTGTTTGTAGCGGGATTCGTCCTGGCATGGCTTCTGTTTGGTACGCTACATCTCCGTTCGAAGTTGCAAATCAATAAACTGAAAAAGCAGCTCAAGAAACACGAAGCTGCGAAGCCTTCTGCCACGACTACGCCAGCAACAACAAAATAAGTAGACCTCTGAACGAATGCTAGAGTTATTGTTTTTACTGCTTCCCATCGCTGCCGCTTACGGCTGGTACATGGGTAGCAGAAGCGCGAATCAAGAGCGACAAAAACAGTCCAACCAATTATCAAGGCAGTATGTTACTGGCCTTAACCTACTTTTATCTGATCAATCTGATAAGGCAGTCGATCACTTTATTGAATTGCTTCAGGTTGATGATGACACCATTGATACCCACCTTGCTTTGGGTAACCTATTTCGCTCACGTGGTGAAGTCGACCGAGCGATAAAAATCCACCAAAACCTGATTTCACGCCCTAGTTTAACCATAGACCAAAAAAATATTGCGCTACAGCAGCTAGCAAAAGACTACATGGTATCGGGCTTTCTTGACCGCGCAGAGCGTATTTTTGAGCAGTTGATAGATGAGCCAGATCACAAAGAAGCGGCGTTGACCCAGCTAGTGGTTATCTACCAGCAGACACGAGAGTGGAATAAAGCCATCGAGTGTGGAATGCACTTAATTAAACTCGGCAAGAAGCGAATGAAGGGCGCAGTCTCCCATTTCTGGTGTGAGTTAGCACAAGAACAGTTAGCCGATGGTAAGCAAGATAAAGCGGTGCAACTGCTAGAGAAAGCGTTAAAAGTTTACCCCAAGTGTGTTCGTGCGAGTATTGTGCTTGGCAAACTCTTTTTGGAGAATGAAGACTACCAAACCGCGGTTGAGCACTTTAAGCGTGTGTTAGAGCAAGACAGAGACTTTGTTGGCGAAGTGCTTCCCCTTATCGCTGATTGCTATTATCACTTATCGCAGGAAGATCAGTTGGTGGCGTTCCTGCGTGAGTGTATCGGTAACAAAGCGGGGGTATCGGCAGAGCTGATGCTCGCTCAATTGGTTGCCCAACACGATGGTGTCGGTGCAGCACAAGAAGTTCTGACGCGACAACTCGTTAAAAATCCAACAATGAAGGGCTTTTACCGCTTGATTGATTATCACATTCAAGAAGCGGAAGAGGGGCGTGGTAAGGACAGCTTAACCACGTTACAGAAGCTTGTTGGTGAACAGTTAAAAGTGAAACCTCACTATCGTTGTAGAAAGTGTGGTTTTTCGACTCACTCGGTCTATTGGCACTGCCCTTCTTGCAAAGGGTGGGGGTCAATTAAACCGATTCGCGGGCTTGATGGCGAGTAGCCTTAGCCCCATTTGATATTGCAATTAGGAGATGAAATGAACGACCCAAAAGTTATCGTTGCACTAGATTATGATAACCAAGCTGATGCGCTGGCATTTGTAGATAGAATCGACCCAGCAAGCTGCAGACTGAAAGTGGGTAAGGAAATGTTCACTCTGTTTGGTCCACAATATGTGAAAGCACTTCACGACCGTGGTTTCTCTGTGTTTTTGGATCTCAAGTTTCACGACATTCCTAACACATGCTCAAAAGCGGTTCGTGCTGCTGCAGAGATGGGTGTCTGGATGGTGAATGTTCACGCCAGTGGCGGTGAGCGTATGATGACAGCCTCACGAGAGATCCTAGAGCCATATGGTAAAGATCGCCCAATGCTGATTGGTGTTACGGTTCTAACCAGTATGGAGCAGTCTGATTTGGCGGGTATTGGCCTTGATGTGGCGCCACAAGAGCAAGTGATTCGTTTAGCGCAGCTAACGAAAAACTCAGGTCTTGACGGCGTAGTGTGCTCTGCTCAAGAAGCGAGCATGCTAAAGACCCAGCTAGGACAAGACTTTAAGCTTGTTACTCCTGGTATTCGTCCTGCAGGCGCTGCAGTTGGCGACCAGAAGCGTATTATGACACCAGTTGATGCGATCTCCGCAGGCTCTGACTATCTCGTTATTGGGCGTCCGATTACTCAAGCTAGTGACCCTGCTGCCGTTCTTGCAGAGATTAACCGCACACTGGTTTAATCTTCACAGCAAATATAGATCGCCAAGCCATGCCTCAACGCATGGCTTTTTTGATCGCCTTATTATGCTCCAATGCGAGCTAAAACGGGTTTACCGCTGTGGAACTTGAAGTCATCATCTGCTGACAGGATTAGCTCTGCCTCAATCGACGCGAGGTACTGAACACGCTCTTGAATATCACTTGCAGATACTTGCTCTGCCAAGATTAAATAGTCTTGATAGTGACGCGCTTCAGAGCGTAGCAGGGAGATGTAGAACTTGGCAAGGTCATCATCGAGATAAGGGGCAAGCTTTGCGAAACGTTCACAGGAGCGAGCCTCGATGAGTGCACCGATGATCAGTTTATCAACCAAGGTTTGCGGTTCATAGGTCGCCATGTTTGATATGAGTCCCTTCGCGTAGCGCCCAGCAAACACTGGCTCAAATTCAACTCCTCGTTGCTCCATGATTTCTAAAACTTGGTAAAAATGGTGCAGCTCCTCCTTGATCAAAAGCACCATTTTGTCGATAAGCTCTTGGCTATAGGTATTATTACTACGAGGAATAATTGCTTTAGAAATTTGGCTCTTGCCCTTAAGAGTATCAAGTGAGCCCGTTTTGCGGTAGGCAAAGTCCTCATATGGCTTGAACCACTCCAATAGCGCTTGGCTACTTGAATCATCTATCGCGTATTTTCGGATCAACAGCATTGCTGACTGTGCTGCCTTTAGCTCACACATCAAATGGTCAATTAAAAGGATCTTAAGGCGCTCAGGCTTACGTGCCTCCTCTATCCATTCATCGGGGGTTTCACAGTGCAGAAACTGGTGAATTGGCTCTAGAAGAGCATTAATCTGACTTTGTTGCATACGACTTCTATCGTTTCATCTCGTTATAAAAAAAGCTGCTTTTCAGCAGCTTTCTATCATAGCAAATGTTCTCAACTAGAGTGGAGTTACCACTTCTTCTTCTCGCCAAACAGCGCTTCCATATCATTCTCTTTTTGGCGATCTTCGAGCTGTTGTAACTCTTCTGCACTGCGGGATTGACGACGTTTTTCTAGGTCATCGTACATTTTTTGCAATTTTTCACGTGCTTGCATCGAGTAGTTGTCATTTTTGGTACTCAGCACATCTAGCCCCTTCTTGAGCAGTTGTATTGCTGTGCCGGGCTGGCCACGAGTGATCGCGTCGTTAGAGCGTTTGATAACATTTTCGATATTGATACGCATTTGAATAGTTTCAAGGCGAGCGCTTTCCACCACATATGTTTGCGTGTCCATGCGACCTTTATTGTGTTCGCTGCGCACAGTATCACGAAGGCGTTTTACAAGCTTGAGCATGATGATAGCTTGCTTGTCACTATTTGGGACTTTGAATGTCGAGCTTTCAGACTCTTCGTAATTTTCAGTAATTTGTTTGATTTGCTCTTTCATGTGTCCAATACGCTGGACAACATTTTTATTCTTAGGGTCAAGGGCCAGCATATTTTCTAAACAGTCTAAGATTCTATTGTTGAGGCAAAGAAGCAGCTGTTTGCTGAAAGGGACATGATGGGCGTTACCTATCAGATCTTCAGTTGCATCAATAATTGCCACGTAGCGAGCAGATTCCTGCTTCTTTGTGGCCTCGACCTTGACCTTGTATTGCAGCATGATGTTATAGCCCAGTACGAGTACGAGCAAAACAGCGACAAGCGCAATAATTAATCCAATATTCATAAACTACTAATCTAATTGGTTACAGCTGTGCAAAGGATACAGGAATCAAGCCTATATCGGTATCTTAATTTGTCCGCAAAGCACTGTTCCATCAAGGCTAGTGATGATTTGAAGGTGTGTTGTGTGATGCGGCATTATGTAGGCTTTTATTCGCATAGTGACTAGAAGCCAAAAAACTCCCTCTATTTATACACTTATGTGAACTGTATAGCCATGGTTCTCAGGGTAAATTAGGTCATGGCGTCAATAAAGTGTGAAGTGATTGTTATTTAGTGTTGGTGTTGATTTCTTTCTTAGTGTGTTGAATTGCTTGATTTGACTCGAAATATGAATATTCTTATAACAATTAATTATAAACACCCTGTAGGCTCATACTCGCACTAGCTTTGGCAAAGTAGCAAGATGAAAGGATTAAAGGACTAGCCATGAAATTGCAACAGCTCAAGTACATCGTTGAGGTGGTCAATCACAATCTAAATGTTTCGGCAACGGCTGAAAGTTTATACACGTCACAGCCTGGTATCAGTAAGCAAGTGCGCCTGCTAGAAGATGAGCTCGGGATTCAGATATTTGAACGCAGCGGAAAACACCTAACTAAGGTGACGGACGCGGGGCAAGATATCGTTAAAATCTCCCAAGAGATCTTAGCTCGTGTTGAGAGCATCAAGGCGGTAGCAGGGGAGCACACTCACCCTGAGATGGGCACGCTCAATATTTCTACCACGCATACGCAGGCCCGTTATGCATTGCCTGAAGTGATTAAAGGCTTTACCGCTCGTTATCCAAATGTTTCGCTTAATATGCATCAAGGAACGCCGAGTCAAATGTCTGAAGCTATCGCGAAGGGAACCGCAAACTTTGCGATTGCAACCGAGGCGCTGCACCTGTATCAAGACGCGATTATGCTACCTTGCTATCACTGGAATCGCTCTATTGTCGTGCCCAAAGATCACCCCTTGGCACAAAAGAAACCGATCTCCATCCATGATTTAGCGGCTTATCCAATAGTCACTTACGTATTCGGTTTTACCGGACGTTCTGAGCTTGATACTGCATTTGATCGTGAAGGGCTTAGCCCGAAAGTGGTGTTTACGGCAACGGATGCCGACGTGATCAAAACCTACGTACGCATGGGGATTGGTGTCGGTGTGATTGCCAGCATGGCGGTGGATGAGAAACTAGACTCTGACCTTGTTGCTATTGATGCTAGTCATCTATTTGGTGCGAGTACCACAAGTATTGGCTTTCGTCGCGGCACGTTTTTACGTACTTATATGTTTGACTTTATGGAAAGATTTGCCCCGCACTTAACCCGTCCAC is a window encoding:
- the lapB gene encoding lipopolysaccharide assembly protein LapB → MLELLFLLLPIAAAYGWYMGSRSANQERQKQSNQLSRQYVTGLNLLLSDQSDKAVDHFIELLQVDDDTIDTHLALGNLFRSRGEVDRAIKIHQNLISRPSLTIDQKNIALQQLAKDYMVSGFLDRAERIFEQLIDEPDHKEAALTQLVVIYQQTREWNKAIECGMHLIKLGKKRMKGAVSHFWCELAQEQLADGKQDKAVQLLEKALKVYPKCVRASIVLGKLFLENEDYQTAVEHFKRVLEQDRDFVGEVLPLIADCYYHLSQEDQLVAFLRECIGNKAGVSAELMLAQLVAQHDGVGAAQEVLTRQLVKNPTMKGFYRLIDYHIQEAEEGRGKDSLTTLQKLVGEQLKVKPHYRCRKCGFSTHSVYWHCPSCKGWGSIKPIRGLDGE
- the cysB gene encoding HTH-type transcriptional regulator CysB — protein: MKLQQLKYIVEVVNHNLNVSATAESLYTSQPGISKQVRLLEDELGIQIFERSGKHLTKVTDAGQDIVKISQEILARVESIKAVAGEHTHPEMGTLNISTTHTQARYALPEVIKGFTARYPNVSLNMHQGTPSQMSEAIAKGTANFAIATEALHLYQDAIMLPCYHWNRSIVVPKDHPLAQKKPISIHDLAAYPIVTYVFGFTGRSELDTAFDREGLSPKVVFTATDADVIKTYVRMGIGVGVIASMAVDEKLDSDLVAIDASHLFGASTTSIGFRRGTFLRTYMFDFMERFAPHLTRPLVEQAISLKSNAEVEEMFKEIKLPVL
- the pyrF gene encoding orotidine-5'-phosphate decarboxylase yields the protein MNDPKVIVALDYDNQADALAFVDRIDPASCRLKVGKEMFTLFGPQYVKALHDRGFSVFLDLKFHDIPNTCSKAVRAAAEMGVWMVNVHASGGERMMTASREILEPYGKDRPMLIGVTVLTSMEQSDLAGIGLDVAPQEQVIRLAQLTKNSGLDGVVCSAQEASMLKTQLGQDFKLVTPGIRPAGAAVGDQKRIMTPVDAISAGSDYLVIGRPITQASDPAAVLAEINRTLV
- a CDS encoding LapA family protein is translated as MKIIKVLAVIVLFLAALALGSQNQAVVTFNYLLAQGEFHLSTLLGGVFVAGFVLAWLLFGTLHLRSKLQINKLKKQLKKHEAAKPSATTTPATTK
- the miaE gene encoding tRNA isopentenyl-2-thiomethyl-A-37 hydroxylase MiaE translates to MQQSQINALLEPIHQFLHCETPDEWIEEARKPERLKILLIDHLMCELKAAQSAMLLIRKYAIDDSSSQALLEWFKPYEDFAYRKTGSLDTLKGKSQISKAIIPRSNNTYSQELIDKMVLLIKEELHHFYQVLEIMEQRGVEFEPVFAGRYAKGLISNMATYEPQTLVDKLIIGALIEARSCERFAKLAPYLDDDLAKFYISLLRSEARHYQDYLILAEQVSASDIQERVQYLASIEAELILSADDDFKFHSGKPVLARIGA
- a CDS encoding DNA repair protein, with the protein product MNIGLIIALVAVLLVLVLGYNIMLQYKVKVEATKKQESARYVAIIDATEDLIGNAHHVPFSKQLLLCLNNRILDCLENMLALDPKNKNVVQRIGHMKEQIKQITENYEESESSTFKVPNSDKQAIIMLKLVKRLRDTVRSEHNKGRMDTQTYVVESARLETIQMRINIENVIKRSNDAITRGQPGTAIQLLKKGLDVLSTKNDNYSMQAREKLQKMYDDLEKRRQSRSAEELQQLEDRQKENDMEALFGEKKKW